CCCTTTGTTTTTCCTCAATGCGGTAAGGGAAAATTTTTGTGGGCTGCTGAATGTTCTAAGATATTTCGTGAAGTGTCTGGTTTGAAAATAAACATTTAGAAAAGCAAGGTAGTGGAAATTAAAGCTTCTCATCAGATAATTTTGCATCTTTGTTTCCAAGATTATATTCATTGTCTAATGCTAATAATGCCCAATTTTCTTTTGTTCTGTTGATTCCAATTCATTGGttaattattcttcttggaacttcaattttagtagaaatttaagtaatagaGAAACGGATGAGttagtagaaatttaagtaatagaGAAACGGATGAGTTAGTTTCTTTGCTGTCCATTCTGGATTTTTTTTTGTTCTATATCTGATAAAAGTGTCTGGATATGTGAAAATTCCTGTACTTTCTTGCAATTTTGTTTTTCTGTTTGGTTTTTCTTCGAGTTTTGAAGACCTAGAAGATCTTTCTAATCTTTGAGCCTTTttatttcatttggaatttgtctgTTCCTATCAGAGTAAAGGTGTTTGCTTGGTTGTTTTATCTTAGAAAGATTAATTTATGCGAATTGATTCAAAGAAAAAAACCTCACCTAACTCTACACCCCTGTGTGGTGTGCATTTATTTATGCATTGTAAAGTGACCAAAATTGTATGGTGTAGTGTAATGTGCTAAATGAAGCAGATGTTAATTAGGTATGTCTGCTAAAATGTGAGACTTTAATGATCAATAAGACTTGGGCCTTGGAAAATCTAAAATGGCAGATGGTATGTGGAATTGTGTGGTTTTAGCTACCTTGTGGGTCATGTGGTGGAAAGGAATAGTTGGTTTGAAGGAAAAGAGTTGGGTTCAGGGCCTGATTGGCCAGGCTTTTCAAAGCCAAATTTTAGCTTTTTACTATTTAAAAGCTCTTTTACACTATGGGTGAGTTTTTATCTATTTTTGGCTTTTACCTTATAAAAGCTCTTTCAAAGGAAGCCTCATGGAGTAGCTTTGGTAGAAAGTGCATTTGAGAAGAAAAGCTACAAGCCCAAAGCTAGGCCAACCAGGCCCTTAGGGTATCTTTCCCTAAGTACTGCCGGATgaaaaaataatttgttttagctaaaattttagtttttttctttGTGAGAATTCCTTatcctctattttttttttcatttctttcttcaatcaacaaaggttttgtttcttataattttgttaattatgtattattatttcAACCACCTAAGAGTTTTTGTCGTCTGAGAGTATTATTGTGCTAATCTGTTTAAAGAATATCAGACGGATCTTTTACTATCACCTCATCGTTTTATTTTTATATCTTCCAGTGTCTTGTTTGTTATTGTAGCTACACTCCTTATTCATGGTCACTGATCTGAGCATTCTACCACCTTTTTTTTGTAGGACTAATTGTTGATGATCCCCGAGTCTTAATCAACTATTTTATTGTATTCATGCTTGCTTGTTTTAAACTTCGTGCTGATCGTGCCTCCAGCTTCTCAGAGTCATCAACCTATAGGCAAATGATGTCTCAGCAGAAAAATACGTTTGTTTGGAGAGATCTCTCTTTTGAAACTAAGAGCATGTGGACCTTCCTGGACTACCTGAGGCTCTACTTCTTTTGCCATCTATTAGATCTTGTTCTTATTTTGATATTGATCACTGGAACCCTTGAGTATGACATCCTGCACCTTGGTTATCTTGCTTTTGCTCTTGTTTTCTTCCGAATGAGACTTGAAATATTAAAGAAGAGAAACAAGATGTTTAAGTTCTTGCGTCTATATAACTTTGCTGTTATTGTTCTCTCTCTTGCATATCAGTCTCCATTTATAGGGGAGTTCAGTGCTGCTGGGAAGTGTGAAACTGTAAATTACATATATGAAATGATTGGGTTCTATAAATATGCTTATGGCTTTCGGATTACTGCAAGATCAGCTCTTGttgaaattattatatttatgttgGTATCTCTTCAATCATATATGTTCTCCTCCCAAGAGTTTGATTATGTGTCTCGATATCTGGAAGCAGAACAAATTGGTGCCATTGTGCATGAGCAAGAAAAGAAAGCAGCATGGAAAACTGCACAGTTACGTCATATTCGTGAATCTGAGGAGATGAAACACCAGCGTAATCTGCAAGTGGAAAAGATAAAATCCGAGATGCTCAATCTGCAAGTCCAACTTCATAGCATGAACTCAACTGCAAACGGTTGTACTTCTCCTAATAGTGAAGGCCTACGAAGGAGGACTACTTCTCTTACTTTTGAAAAGGATGCTGAGACCCCTATTAGAGAGAGGATTGTCTTGAAAAAGCAGCAGACAGTTGAAAAGGATTCGGCATACCCGTTTGAATTTCAAGAATCTCCTGCTGCTCAGGACATGGAAATTTCAACAGAAGTTGAGTCTATGAAGCATTCAGTAGAGCCTCCTCATTGTGAAATTTCTGAAGTTGAAGAAAATCTCATTGATAAGCCCTTTTTGGATGTAGAATCCAAAGACAAAAGTAGAAACCAGGCAAAGGAAAACCCACTAATATCAGCAGTACAACTTATCGGTGATGGAGTTTCCCAAGTACAATCAATAGGAAATCAGGCTGTCAATAACCTTGCAAATTTCTTGAATATAACACAGGAGGAATCTGATCTGAATGGCCATTCATCTTCTGAGGATGGATTATATGATGAAATGGAGAGCCAGAAAACAAAGTATACGTCTTTGGGCCGTTCATCTTCCCTTCAGTCTGATACAAGTTCTGATGCCACAAGTCTTCAACTGGGAAGGATTTTTCGGTACATTTGGTCCCAAATGCGATCCAACAATGACATAGTGTGCTATTGTTGCTTTTTGCTTGTCTTCTTGTGGAACTTCAGCTTGCTTTCTATGGTGTATTTGGCAGCTCTgttcttgtatgcattatgtgTGAATACAGGTCCAAGTTACATCTTCTGGACAACTATGCTAATATATACAGAAATTTATATTTTGCTTCAGTACTTGTACCAGATTATAATTCAGCACTGTGGGTTTAAGATTGATTTGGGCCTTCTTCGTGAGTTGGGATTTCCTGAACATAAAATCATGCCGTCCTTTGTTGTTAGTTCGCTGCCTCTCTTTCTTGTTTACTTGTTTACCCTAATACAGAGTTCTATCACTGTAAAAGATGGTGAATGGATGTCATCTTCACACTTTAAGTTCTATAAGAGTACTGTTACTGGAAAAAAAGTTCCTTTGACTAATCGTTGGACTGACAGGGCAATGGAGCTCATGCACATGGGAAAAAATAGCCTGAAATTAATATTAAGGAGCATGTTTAATTACTGGGCATCTCTAACGCATGGTGCAGAATCTCCTCCTTACTTTGTACAGGTGTCTATGGATGTACACTTATGGCCAGAAGATGGTATTCAACCAGAAAGAATTGAATCTGGGATAAATCAATTGCTTAGAACCATCCATAATGAGAAATGCATGGAAGAAAATCGTAGTCTTTGCCCTTTTGCTAGTAGAGTCCATGTTCAAAGCATTGAAAGAAGTCAAGAAAATCCAAATGTGGCTTTGGTTGTTCTTGAAGTGGTATATGCCTCCCCTTTGAAAGAGTGTGCTTCGGCAGAATGGTACAAATCACTTACTCCAGCAGCTGATGTGGCAAAGGAGATTCTTGAAGCACAGAGTACTGGGCTTGTCACAGAAATGGGATTCCCATATTCCATAGTCTCTGTAATTGGAGGAGGCAAAAGAGAAATTGATCTGTATGCCTATGTATTTGGTGCAGATCTGATTGTATTTTTCTTAGTTGCCATTTTCTACCAATCCATTATAAAGAACAACAGTGAATTTCTCGATGTGTATCAGCTTGAAGATCAGTTTCCTAAAGAGTTTGTATTTGTCTTAATGGTTAGTTAATTTTTCCCCTTTCTATTATACATATGGAAAAATACATTGGAGTCAAATTCTGAACTTATATTCACACAAACTTGACCATTTCTGTGGCTGAAAATATTGTTCTTTTATTATGTACATGAGATCTCTGATCGAATGAGTTCTTTGATATCTTCTTCCAAATTCTCTCATTTAAGTTCAAAGCTGAATTCCTTGAAGTTTGCATTGATTGTTAGGCTAGAATAATGTTatacatattaaacataaactgTAAACCTCATCATTACCACCAAACACTCATCTCTCTGGTTTGCTTAGTGTTATTGTAGTGTGCAAATGTTATAATACCATACAGTAGTATGCGAAGAGTGAGTGACGCCGAGCTAGCACTTCATAACCATTAAGATTCTTGTATGCAAATTGTATAAAGGCATTAcaatttctatttatttattttcatgcagatagtCTTTTTCTTGATTGTGCTTGATCGCATAATCTACCTCTGCTCATTCGCCACTGCAAAAGTTGTTTTCTATCTTTTCAACCTCATCCTTTTCACGTATTCAGTTACGGAGTATGCCTGGAACATGGAGTCTTCAGAACATGCAGGTGGATTTGCACTTCGTGCTATATATCTTGCAAAAGCTGTTTCTTTAGCATTGCAAGCTGTCCAAATTCGATATGGAATTCCTCACAAAAGCACTCTGTATCAACAGTTTTTGACAAGTGAAATTTCACAAATCAATTACTTGGGTTATCGGCTATATCGCGCTCTTCCTTTCCTCTATGAACTGCGGTGTGTACTTGACTGGTCATGCACAACGACATCTTTGACTATGTATGACTGGCTAAAAGTAAGTACTTGGAATTTTCAATTTTGGTATTCTCTTGATTGGTGGATCTTACTGTACTGTATTTCTATGATCTTAGCATTAGAGCTACTTATCTTGATACTTTCTGAAAGAAACCATCCTATGAAGGCATGTAAATGGTATTTTTTTATGCAAATAGTACATGAATTTCACAGACCTTGGTAATTGTCGTCTGTACTTGCCTTACCCAGCACCCAGCACCCTGTGGTCTGTGGTATTTAATTTTATAAGGCTAGTAGTTTTATTTCACCAAAGATAGATTTACTTTCTTGGCCATTATTTATGTCTTGCCCTTATTTGTTGTGAGTACTCACTTCACTTTTCAGCAAAGTTGGTAGGTCCGTTGCCTGCTTTTGGAAACTGACATATTGTTTTATTAGCTGGAGGACATACATGCAAGCTTGTACCTTGTCAAATGTGATGCGGTCTTGAACAGAGCACAGCACAAACACGGAGAAAAGCAAACAAAAATGACCAAATGTTGCAATGGAATATGCCTGTTTTTCATCTTAATGTGTGTTATCTGGGCTCCCATGCTGGTAAGTAATTTCTGATACGGACTAGTTAGTGACTGAAAAACTTTATTGCTATGATGATATTCTTACTACTTTCTGATAAGTTTTCTGGCATTAGAAACCAAATTGTTGTTCTATTTGCTAAGGTGGtgtttttcttatacataattaaGCTTTAAAAAAACATCGGCAATTGTTATTATTCATTTATATTGCGTATTAATAGCTTAATTTAGTTATCAATGTGTCATCTGAAAATAAAAAGATGTAATATTGCAAGAgctttaaaaaataaagaaaataattttctgtTGATGTTAATTTCTTATCTAGTTATCATGCTGTGCCATTTAGAAACAAAGAAAGGTGTAACCTCTAATTAGGATGGAGTTCATTAGGAAAAAGGAAGTGACAAACCCTACTGTGGCTCAAGTATATAGAAAGAATACCTTCAAAGCATGTAAATTCCTTGGATCATCCGTTTTCTGTGATATCTAATAAGAAATAGTCATTTACTTGACTTGCTTATGTATCTGTGTAGAAAAATGTAGaaaatattgttttttattttctgttattattttaattaattcggTATCCCTCAAGAATGGGAAACCAATCTgtacacaatatattttttccttttttggaGGAGTTTAGGTTGATTTAGTACCATTGTAATTACCCTAGAATATTTGGTATTTAATACCAAATTAGTCTATAGTTTGTAAAGTGCCTATTTAAAAATGGCAGTGCTCTCAAAGAAATAATATATTAGAATATATTTTCCACAAAAACATTCtatttttagcatttatttaGTATAGCTGTATAATTGTAGTAGATACTATAATTAGATTATTCTGATTAGGCTAATTGATTTACTCTagaatatttgtaattattttttgtatatttggTATTAACTACCATATTTGTTAGAGCTGCACAGTGCCTAGTGCCTATTTAAAGGCCTTATTCCTCATGaataaaatataagaaaaagTCTCTTTTTCCACACGGTATGAAAGCAATCCCTAAGAAATTCGAAAATCTTTTTCAATCTCAGCCTTCTTTTCTTACTCATGGTCGCCCCTCAAGAAAAAACCTCAGAATCCATCATCTCAGAAAATAATTCAGCTGGTTCATCCATCCTAAAAAACTGCTTAATGCTTCCTCAACACCACCAACAACACTTGATCCTTCTACCTCTGAAAAACAAGGTATTTCCATTGCCTTTACTACTCAGAACTCTGTTTGGATTGTGGACTCAGGTGCCTCGGATCATATGACTGGTCAGTCACATTAGTTTACTTCCTACACGCCATATTCAGGTcaccaaaaaattaaaatagctgATGGTACTCTCTCTTCAGTAGCTGGTAAAGGGTCTATCTATTTATCTCCTTCAATTACCCTTACAAATGTTCTCCATGTTCCAAAACTCTCTTGCAATCTACTCTTTGTTAGTAAACTCACAAAAGATCAGAATTGTGTTGCATCTTTCTCCCCTAATTGTTGTACATTTCAGGACATGTCATCGAGGAAGACGATTGGGAGTGCGAAGGCATGTAGTGGGTTGTATTACATCGATCCGTTTCCTATCTATTCTGCTCAAGTGAATAACACTCGTGTTGCTAGTTGTCTTGCTTCTAGTGATAATGATATTATGCGGTGGCATTATCAGCTAGGCCACCCTAGTTTTCCCTATTTGAAATATTTGTTTCCTATGTTATTTAAAATAAACACTTGAGCTTATTTAAATGTGAAATTTGTCAGTTTGCTAAACATACTCGTGCTGCTTTTCCTTCTATTCCATACAAAGCATCTCACCCTTTTTCTATTATTCATAGTGATTTATGGGGACCATCTAAGATAACAAATACTACCAATACCAGCTGGTTTATCACATTTATTGATGATCACACACAAACTAGTTGGGTATATcttcccaaaaataaatttgatGCTGCCATGACATTTAAAAATTTTCATTCTATGATTAAAAATCAATTCAATGCAAATCTGAAAGTCTTTCATACAGATAATGGAACTGAATACTTCAACTCTATCTTAAATGATTATTTTTTATCTCATGGTATTCTTCATACAAGTTCTTGTCCCGGcacaccccaacaaaatgggaTTGCCGAATGAAAAAATAGACATCTATTGGAAATTGCTAGAGCACTCATGTTTACTGCTTCTATGCCAGAAATCTTTTGGGGAGAAGCCATTCTCACCGCTGTTTACCTCATAAATCGTATGCCTTCTCGAGTGTTAAAATATAATACTCCTCTCTCTATCCTTCTTAAAACTCATCCTCATACACATCTTATTTCTAATCTTCCACAATTGGTTGTCTCTTATGTGCATGTTTTAGGTCCAAATCGCTCAAAATTTGACCCACGTGCTCTTGAGTGTGTTTTTTTGGGCTACTCTTCTACCAAAAAAGGGTATAAATGCTATCACCCCTCTACTCGTCGTATGTATGTTTCATACGATATCACCTTAAATGAAGAGCAATTTTTTTATCCCACCACTTCACTTCAGGGAGGGACAGTGAGTGAAGTTTCTGGTTGGGATACTTGTCTACCTAAGGCTATTCCTgatttttctattcatctctcgTTTGATCAATCCTCTCAGCAGTCACTATCTCAGTCATCTCAGCAGCCACTATCTCAGCCTATAACAAAAGAGGTGATAGTATACCATCGAAGAAATAGAAACCATCAAGTAATACAGTCAACTACTGAGCCTCCACCTCATGAGTCCGACTCTCGGACTACTCCTAATGTAAGTAACCCTTCTCTTAATTCTATACTACCTAATGAAATTCCTAACAGGATGGAGGAACATGAAGCTGAGTTACCTATTACCAAAAGAAAGGGAGTTCGTAGTTGCACTGTACATCCTATGTCCAAATATGTATGTTATAGTAAGCTCACTCCTCAATACAAAGCCTTTCTTACAAAAGTTGAGCAAGAGGTGGTTCCAAGAGATATAACTGAAGCTTTATCGAGAGAAGAGTGGAAGAAAGCAGTCTATGAGGAGATTGGGGCACTTGAGAACAACACTACATGGACAATAGTTACAAAGCCTGAGGATAAACATGTGGTaggatgcaaatgggtgtttaCTATTAAGCATAGAGTTGATGGAACCATAGATCGGTATAAAGCGAGACATACTGTAAGGGTTCACACAAACATATGGAGTGGACTACAAAGAGACCTTTGCACCTGTTGCTAAGCTAAATACTTTAAGGGTTCTGCTATCAATTGCTGCAAATCTCGCTTGGCCACTTCAACAACTGGACATAAAGAATGCCTTCCTTAATGGACACTTGGAAGAAGAAGTCTACATGAAGATTCTTCCAGGGTTCGAAGAGAGATATGGAAAGGGGAGGGTGTGTCACTTGAAAAAAATCCTTGTATGGCTTGAAACAATTCCCATGGGCATGGTTTGAAAGATTTAATCAGGTGGTAAAAAAGTATAGGTACAAACAGGCACAGTCAAATTATACCTTGTTCTTTAAGCATTCACAAGAGGGTAAGATAATTATTCTTATTgtctatgtcgatgacatgaTACTAACAGGAAATGATTTTAGAGAACAAATGGAACTCAAAAGATTGCTAGCCCAAGAGTTTGACGTAAAGGACCTTGGGTCAATGAAGTATTTTCTGGGTATGGAGGTTgcaaaaacaaagaaaagaatTGCTGTATCTCAGAGGAAATATGTGCTTAATCTACTCAAAGAAACTGGAATGAGTGGCTGAAACCTGTAGCAACACCAGTCGAACCAAAGAACAAATACAAGGATTTAATTAAAGAAGATACAGTTGACAAGGGAATGTATCAATGATTAGTGGGAAAGCTGATCTACTTATCCCACACAAGGCCTGATATTGCATTTTTCGTGAGTCTAGTTAGTCAATACATGCATAATCCATTagaggaacacatgaaggcagtATATAGGATATTACAGTACCTAAAAGGAACACCAGGAAATGGATTACTGTTaaaaaagaatgaagaaagaggggTTGAGGCTTTtacagatgcagattgggcaggttcAATTGAAGATAGAAGATCAACAACTGGATATTGTACTAAAGTATGGGGGAATTTAGTCACATGGAGGAGTAAAAAACAACCAGTGGTAGCTCGCAGTAGTGCAGAGGCAGAATTGAGGGCCCTTGCTTAGAGAGTTTGCGAACTGTTATGGATCAAACGAATATTCGAAGAATTAAAGTTGCAACAAACTTTAAAGCTGTACTGTGACAGTAAGTCAGCAATCGGCATAGCACACAATCCAGTTCATCACGACAGGACCAAACATGTTGAAGTGGATAGACACTTTATCAAAGAAAGGATCGATGGAAAAGAGTTATGCGTTGTGTACATTCCTAGCAAACTGCAGCAAGCTGATATGTTAACCAAAGGCTTGTCAAAAGAAGTTTTTAACGAGTTAGTTTGCAAGCTGGGCATGTGAAATCTTTATGCACCAACTTGAGGGAGGGTGTAGAAAACATTCtatttttagcatttatttaGTATAGCTGTATAATTGTAGTAGATACTATGATTAGATTATTATGATTAGGCTAATTGATTTACTCTagaatatttgtaattattttttgtgTATTTGGTATTAACTACCAGATTTGTTAGAGCTGTACAGTGCCTAGTGCCTATTTAAAGGGCTTATTCCTCATGaataaaatataagaaaaagTCTATTTTTCCACAATTTGCTTGCTTTGCTGTCTTTATACTTTGAATAACCTTTATTTTCAAATGTATGTAAAACCTATGACAAAGCTTTCTCCATCTGTTTTTTTGGTTCATATCATGTTAGCTGTATGCTCTTTTGGACCAATACCATCATATAGTAAAACTCTTTTCTTTTTGCTAATTTtgcttcttcttctccttcttttttcttttttttgtgtgtgtgtgtgtgaggtGAGCAAAGTCTGTATTATAAGAGGAATGGAATAATTGAATAAGTTAATTACTTTTTGGAAAATAATTAGAAGTTAACCTCCAACATAATATTTGTTGTATGAATCAGGCTTAAGCACTAATATGTATTATGTCATGTATTGCTGAATACGGATGTTGGACTCTTTTGTTTTCTCATACAGATGTATAGCAGTGGCAACCCAACAAACATGGCCAATCCCATTAAAGATGCTAGCGTTCAGGTTGATATTCAGACAGTGATTGGAAGGTTGACATTGTATCAAACCACCCTTTGTGAAACGCTCCTGTGGGATAAGATCAATTATGATGTTAATCTAGATCATGATACCATTGATTATTTGGCTGCATATAATAAGAATGATATCCAGTTGATCTGTTGCCAAGCTGATTCAAATACAAGATGGCTAATCCCCGATGTGGTTCAGAGCAAATTCATTCGGTCCCTTGACTGGGACATTGACATGGACGATAACATGAAGATGACTTTTACTTGGGTACTATCCAGAGACAGACCAAAAGGGAAGGAAGTGGTGAAAAATACATGGAGTGTTGATGCGCCTGATCTTCCAGAACGAGCAGATGTTCAAAAAGTTCTTAATGGCTCTGTGAACAGCTTTAGGATAAATAATGTCTATCCAAAATTCTTTCGTGTCACTGGTTCTGGTGACATCAGACCTTTGGAAATAGAGGTTGGTGATCCATTGAAGTACTTTTCATCAATTGCTTTTTCTCAAGTTTTTTGAACCTTACATCTACGTTGTTTGGTGTCCAATGATTTTTTGTAAAAGCAGTTGGTGATGGTTAATAATATGAATGACATTATTGATATTTAAGAACTACTTGGTGAAAAGAATATTAAATAACAACcatacagattttttttttttttttgcgacaATACATGTTTAGTTTCAATAAATTAATTACTATGAAGTTCTATAATAATATTGGAACTTTTTCTtttatatcatattttaatatcATTGGAGCATTTAGACTAGCACCCTACACCCACATGCACTGTTCAAAGTGATGCATTAGCTAGTATCTTTTTGATAATATCATAATCAAGCTTATTTTTCATTGAACTGATATAGTGGTATTTTACAGAATAATACTGTAAGTGGGAACCTTGTTATGAATCGTGCAAACTATGAATGGTGGTCTTTTCGTGATATCAATGCTTTTCAAGGATGTGGAGGTGTGACAGGACCAACAGCGATTGTAGTATCTGAGGAAACACCGCCAAGTAAGTTCACTATAACATCTTATGTTTATGCATAAATtggttgaataatatttattcTCGTAACACATTATGATAATATTTCAGCTGGTATCCTTGGTGATACTCTTAGCAAGTTCAGCATCTGGGGTCTCTACA
The genomic region above belongs to Humulus lupulus chromosome 1, drHumLupu1.1, whole genome shotgun sequence and contains:
- the LOC133792453 gene encoding piezo-type mechanosensitive ion channel homolog isoform X2; the encoded protein is MGSFLGGFVLPLLLLTGAFINWSLISFVDLIAFLLIQFNARKIGFRRRFLLLWPIIIFSLLAVLSEVIYLIICTIKGNKWSIANAWWEKLVGFMIIQSWKSPMIYFVAVQLSAVVVALLDLHGNNLFSWRDSCWSHFSSAIEHLGSHLRVASCFLLPAIQLVVGISHPSWVSLPFFIGSCVGLVNWSLTSNFLGLFRWWRPLQLYAGFNILLLYVYQLPVKFPSLLNWVADFIGLFKITADSDWPEICSSFSLVIFYITLSYFKCDLEEMDFIMSMGESNLAEQLLPTKHSFFIRQHRSGGRHTNVFLRGAVFRIFSINFFTYGFPVSLFALSFWSFHFASICAFGLLAYVGYILYVFPSLFHLHRLNGLLLVFILLWAVSTYVFNVAFKLLNSKLGKDMAIWEMVGLWHHPVPGFFLLAQFCLGILVALGNLVNNSVFLYLSDEDRRSSNDNNVVEGQEETKVLIVATIAWGLRKSSRAIMLALIFFIALKPGFIHAVYLIFFLIYLLSHNISRRIRQCLILLCEAHFALLYILQINLISSTLEQKGSLSREVLSQLGLLKPESSWDFLEIALLGCFCAVHNHGFEMLFSFSAIVQNTSSPPIGFSILKAGLNKSVLLSVYASPTTVHTRDNPSYERRIASFLGAIGQKFLSVYRSFGTYIAFLTILLTVYLVRPNYISFGYIFLLLVWIIGRQLVERTKRRLWFPLKAYAIMVFIFIYSLSSFPSFEVWLSGFIDLNFYLGYNLEASSLENVWESLAILIVMQLYSYERRQSKYNRLDDSDTLEFGFLGFVRRFFIWHSHKILFMALFYASISPISAFGLLYLFGLVLCSTLPKASRVPPKSFLVYTGFLVTAEYLFQMWGSQAEMFPGQRHSNLSIFLGFRVFKHGFWGLESSLRGKVLVIAACTLQYNVFRWLDNMPTSILNKGKWEEPCPLFLSAEDGVNSVPIFGEENTLSDSGGLSVEQVRVTSIPWPFSSGLSQSPNNMSSKARSSEGSGSRRYSFGYIWGSTSESHKWNKKRILSLRKERFEAQKILLKIYLKFWTENMFNLFGLEINMIALLLASFALLNVISMLFIVLLVACVLFNRSVIRKLWRIFVFVFASILILEYFAIWKSTWSSNQPTETGVHCNDCWRSSNLHFSYCKYCWLGLIVDDPRVLINYFIVFMLACFKLRADRASSFSESSTYRQMMSQQKNTFVWRDLSFETKSMWTFLDYLRLYFFCHLLDLVLILILITGTLEYDILHLGYLAFALVFFRMRLEILKKRNKMFKFLRLYNFAVIVLSLAYQSPFIGEFSAAGKCETVNYIYEMIGFYKYAYGFRITARSALVEIIIFMLVSLQSYMFSSQEFDYVSRYLEAEQIGAIVHEQEKKAAWKTAQLRHIRESEEMKHQRNLQVEKIKSEMLNLQVQLHSMNSTANGCTSPNSEGLRRRTTSLTFEKDAETPIRERIVLKKQQTVEKDSAYPFEFQESPAAQDMEISTEVESMKHSVEPPHCEISEVEENLIDKPFLDVESKDKSRNQAKENPLISAVQLIGDGVSQVQSIGNQAVNNLANFLNITQEESDLNGHSSSEDGLYDEMESQKTKYTSLGRSSSLQSDTSSDATSLQLGRIFRYIWSQMRSNNDIVCYCCFLLVFLWNFSLLSMVYLAALFLYALCVNTGPSYIFWTTMLIYTEIYILLQYLYQIIIQHCGFKIDLGLLRELGFPEHKIMPSFVVSSLPLFLVYLFTLIQSSITVKDGEWMSSSHFKFYKSTVTGKKVPLTNRWTDRAMELMHMGKNSLKLILRSMFNYWASLTHGAESPPYFVQVSMDVHLWPEDGIQPERIESGINQLLRTIHNEKCMEENRSLCPFASRVHVQSIERSQENPNVALVVLEVVYASPLKECASAEWYKSLTPAADVAKEILEAQSTGLVTEMGFPYSIVSVIGGGKREIDLYAYVFGADLIVFFLVAIFYQSIIKNNSEFLDVYQLEDQFPKEFVFVLMIVFFLIVLDRIIYLCSFATAKVVFYLFNLILFTYSVTEYAWNMESSEHAGGFALRAIYLAKAVSLALQAVQIRYGIPHKSTLYQQFLTSEISQINYLGYRLYRALPFLYELRCVLDWSCTTTSLTMYDWLKLEDIHASLYLVKCDAVLNRAQHKHGEKQTKMTKCCNGICLFFILMCVIWAPMLMYSSGNPTNMANPIKDASVQVDIQTVIGRLTLYQTTLCETLLWDKINYDVNLDHDTIDYLAAYNKNDIQLICCQADSNTRWLIPDVVQSKFIRSLDWDIDMDDNMKMTFTWVLSRDRPKGKEVVKNTWSVDAPDLPERADVQKVLNGSVNSFRINNVYPKFFRVTGSGDIRPLEIENNTVSGNLVMNRANYEWWSFRDINAFQGCGGVTGPTAIVVSEETPPTGILGDTLSKFSIWGLYITFVLAVGRFIRLQCSDLRMRIPYENLPSCDRLLAICEDIYAARAEDELEVEEVLYWTLVKIYRSPHMLLEYTKID